From Electrophorus electricus isolate fEleEle1 chromosome 8, fEleEle1.pri, whole genome shotgun sequence, the proteins below share one genomic window:
- the baiap3 gene encoding BAI1-associated protein 3 isoform X2: MSTLLELKSSVLRQVQRSQSLRSRREPPPPTATGNTADAIPPYHTRVSERTILGVAKGNGEFFERMNKIIQKQDSLLAATQVEEENIAGPPPTECTDKAFIPEKATRNEMDLLYEEAVYTVVNRVGVPSPEYVSCEGDLFNYLQKTFDMGQEEHDIILQRVKESKRASFSLRVSVMKGKNLMAKDANGYSDPYCMLGILLGQGSRDTEERKERKFSFRKRKEKLEKRSSVREVLAARDIQVTEVKTETLNPVWNEHFVFDIDDVQNDLLHLDIWDHDDDVSVAEACRKLNEISGLRGMGRYFKQIAKSVRANGSAASGSEENADDFLGCLNIPLSEIPVVGYDKWFKLEPRSSASRVQGECHLILKLFTTQRDTTLTKMVSNVVIHQKMLSQILEYEHRHIQKEPYNWNGQVSPAAWTVLSHHAVQADLSPLQQAIIRWHCYSSHHRAQRLCYSLLLRLLRAVGTEWETGGGRNELESVLAKSFKLYCDFCLSLMKGMRQVFPCTNPAAITRCELMLRTIGQIQSMQVFKDVCPNRKELHLEIATVIKKGTVEWYEGTISHFKPDEGTLEEQLERLVLVVDAVCVDVQRGLNVYNKLFHSSVKVDFFSISYRQLEKLVADDVNVAMERVCGTLEQESSRLSQTMGETLFELFMSLKTLKRFREFLPLKDTKMLALTGFHNWFKTSIHKWLQIVHEKSVERICKAVEMDQLEPVHKQAKHSSSAVDLSTCFSQVREFWMQLSWPDSAGAFIFITRLTDNFCSEAVSYSELLKRKVERSQLGGDHRSFTVQLCVALNDAEHVRLYLAGLPRELGWQSVEQAMEESCGAEGKEQVNKALNGQLYNADLDLQREVKRLITHLTDKMLPELRRCIQHIGLSPDTINNDDAVSPLMKYLETTLVILSESLVKENLSRVLQSLWELLLRMILDSVAENRGVQVEFYTRFQYTIEKLVRFFHANGEGLLLEDLKSGDYKVLEEELRLNKCSSFELIEQYFLEKISQQRILKHSRFGRISVKCYYDAPEQRLTVEILHAADLIALDANGLSDPFVIIELCPHHLFPNSRSQRTQVKLKTLHPVFDEVFYFHVSPEQYRHRCACLTFTVMDYDWLSTNDFAGEAVSPLSDFCWPGRPNATPAGKNLQPFILHLSRQKPSGTPPGPHRG; encoded by the exons ATGTCGACGCTGCTGGAACTGaagagcagtgtgctgaggcaGGTGCAGAGAAGCCAGTCACTGAGGTCCAGGAGGGAACCTCCCCCACCCACTGCCACCGGTAACACCGCTGATGCCATCCCCCCGTACCACACACGTGTCTCTGAAAGGACCATCCTTGG AGTTGCCAAGGGGAATGGCGAGTTCTTTGAGCGAATGAACAAAATCATCCAGAAGCAAGACAGTCTGTTAGCTGCCACTCAAGTTGAG GAGGAAAATATCGCAGGTCCACCACCCACTGAGTGCACAGACAAGGCTTTCATTCCAGAGAAAGCCACCAGAAATGAG ATGGATTTATTGTACGAGGAAGCAGTCTACACGGTGGTCAATCGGGTTGGCGTGCCATCCCCTGAGTATGTGTCCTGCGAGGGGGACTTGTTCAACTACCTACAGAAG ACATTTGACATGGGTCAGGAGGAACATGACATCATTCTGCAGAGAGTGAAGGAGTCCAAG agagCAAGCTTCTCTCTAAGGGTCTCTGTTATGAAAGGCAAGAATCTCATGGCAAAAGATGCCAATG GTTACAGTGACCCATACTGCATGTTGGGAATTCTCTTGGGACAAGGCTCCCgagacacagaggagaggaaagaaagaaagttcaGCTTCCGTAAGAGAAAGGAAAAGTTAGAGAAGCGTTCCAGCGTCCGGGAAGTTCTGGCTGCAAGGGACATCCAGGTGACCGAGGTCAAAACTGAGACTCTCAATCCTGTGTGGAACGAACACTTTGTTTT TGACATTGATGATGTCCAGAATGACCTTCTGCATCTGGACATATG GGATCATGATGACGATGTCTCTGTGGCCGAGGCTTGCCGAAAGCTGAATGAGATCAGTGGCCTCCGAGGAATGGGCAG GTACTTCAAGCAAATTGCCAAATCGGTGCGGGCCAATGGGTCAGCAGCTTCAGGAAGTGAAGAGAACGCAGACGATTTTCTTGGATGCCTGAACATTCCGTTAAGT GAGATCCCAGTGGTTGGCTATGATAAATGGTTCAAGCTGGAGCCCCGCTCCAGTGCTTCCAGAGTGCAGGGGGAGTGTCACCTGATCCTCAAGCTTTTCACCACACAG CGGGACACCACTTTGACTAAAATGGTCTCAAATGTGGTCATCCATCAGAAGATGTTAAGTCAGATTTTGGAGTATGAGCACAGACACATTCAG AAAGAGCCCTATAACTGGAATGGACAAGTGTCTCCGGCAGCGTGGACTGTTCTTTCCCATCATGCTGTACAGGCTGACCTATCACCTTTGCAGCAGGCAATCAT TCGCTGGCACTGCTACAGCAGTCACCATCGAGCCCAGCGGCTGTGCTACTCGCTGCTGCTCAGACTGCTACGTGCCGTGGGGACCGAGTGGGAGACCGGTGGTGGCCGAAATGAGCTG GAGAGTGTCTTGGCCAAGAGCTTTAAGCTCTACTGTGacttctgcctgtctctcatGAAAGGCATGAGGCAGGTGTTCCCTTGTACCAACCCTGCAGCCATCACACGATGTGAGCTGATGctgag GACGATTGGACAGATACAGTCAATGCAAGTATTTAAGGATGTTTGTCCTAATCGCAAAGAGCTTCACCTTGAAATTGCAACTGTTATAAAG AAAGGCACAGTTGAGTGGTATGAGGGCACAATTTCTCACTTTAAACCAGATGAAGGG ACTCTGGAAGAACAGCTGGAGAGGCTTGTTCTGGTGGtggatgcagtgtgtgtagatgtgcagAGAGGACTGAATGTCTACAACAAGCTGTTTCACAG CTCAGTGAAGGTGGACTTCTTCAGTATCTCCTATCGGCAGCTAGAGAAGCTG GTGGCCGATGACGTGAATGTTGCCATGGAGCGGGTTTGCGGGACTCTAGAGCAGGAGAGCTCTCGGCTCTCCCAGACCATGGGGGAGACCCTGTTCGAGCTCTTCATGTCTCTGAAGACCCTCAAACGCTTCAGGGAGTTCCTGCCTCTCAA gGATACTAAGATGTTGGCGCTGACTGGATTTCACAACTGGTTCAAAACCTCCATCCATAAATGGCTCCAGATCGTTCATGAGAAATCAGTGGAAAGAATCTGCAAGGCAGTGGAAATGGACCAG TTGGAGCCAGTCCACAAGCAGGCAAAACACAGCTCCTCAGCAGTGGACCTCAGCACATGCTTCAGCCAGGTGCGAGAGTTCTGGATGCAGCTGTCATGGCCTGACTCAGCAGGCGCGTTCATCTTCATCACTCGTCTGACGGAT AACTTCTGCAGCGAGGCTGTGTCCTACTCTGAGCTCCTGAAACGTAAGGTTGAGAGGAGCCAGCTGGGTGGAGACCACCGGAGCTTCACTGTGCAG ctgtgtgtggcgCTGAACGATGCCGAGCACGTGCGCTTGTACCTGGCTGGCCTGCCTCGGGAGCTGGGCTGGCAGAGCGTGGAGCAGGCCATGGAGGAGTCGTGTGGAGCCGAGGGCAAGGAGCAGGTGAACAAGGCCCTGAATGGTCAGCTCTACAACGCCGACCTGGACCTTCAGAGGGAGGTCAAGCGCCTCATCACGCACCTCACTGATAAG ATGCTTCCTGAGCTCCGGAGATGCATTCAGCACATCGGCCTCTCTCCAGACACAATAAACAACGACGAT GCAGTGTCTCCGCTGATGAAATACCTAGAAACCACCTTGGTCATTCTCAGTGAGTCACTGGTGAAGGAGAACTTGTCAAG GGTTCTGCAGAGTCTCTGGGAACTGCTACTCAGAATGATTCTGGACTCTGTGGCAGAAAACAGAGGTGTCCAAGTGGAGTTCTACACACGTTTCCAGTACACCATAGAG AAACTGGTGCGGTTCTTCCATGCTAATGGTGAAGGGCTGCTCCTGGAGGATCTGAAGAGTGGAGACTACAAG GTCCTGGAAGAGGAGCTGAGACTGAACAAGTGCTCCTCCTTCGAGCTGATCGAGCAGTACTTCCTAGAGAAGATCTCCCAGCAG AGAATTCTGAAGCACAGTCGCTTTGGCCGTATTAGTGTGAAATGTTACTACGATGCCCCCGAGCAGAGACTCACTGTGGAGATACTGCACGCTGCTGACCTAATTGCCTTGGATGCAAATG GGCTGAGCGACCCCTTTGTCATAATAGAGCTCTGCCCTCACCACCTCTTCCCTAACTCCAGAAGCCAGCGCACTCAAGTAAAGCTGAAGACCCTACACCCGGTTTTTGATGAGGTCTTCTACTT TCACGTCAGCCCTGAGCAGTACAGACACAGGTGCGCATGCCTTACCTTCACCGTGATGGATTATGATTGGCTGTCCACCAATGATTTTGCTGGGGAGGCGGTGTCTCCCTTGAGTGACTTCTGCTGGCCAGGCAGACCCAATGCTACCCCTGCCGGGAAGAACCTACAGCCGTTCATCCTGCACCTGTCCCGCCAGAAACCCAGCGGTACGCCCCCTGGCCCTCACCGAGGATGA
- the baiap3 gene encoding BAI1-associated protein 3 isoform X1, with the protein MSTLLELKSSVLRQVQRSQSLRSRREPPPPTATGNTADAIPPYHTRVSERTILGVAKGNGEFFERMNKIIQKQDSLLAATQVEEENIAGPPPTECTDKAFIPEKATRNEMDLLYEEAVYTVVNRVGVPSPEYVSCEGDLFNYLQKTFDMGQEEHDIILQRVKESKRASFSLRVSVMKGKNLMAKDANGYSDPYCMLGILLGQGSRDTEERKERKFSFRKRKEKLEKRSSVREVLAARDIQVTEVKTETLNPVWNEHFVFDIDDVQNDLLHLDIWDHDDDVSVAEACRKLNEISGLRGMGRYFKQIAKSVRANGSAASGSEENADDFLGCLNIPLSEIPVVGYDKWFKLEPRSSASRVQGECHLILKLFTTQRDTTLTKMVSNVVIHQKMLSQILEYEHRHIQKEPYNWNGQVSPAAWTVLSHHAVQADLSPLQQAIIRWHCYSSHHRAQRLCYSLLLRLLRAVGTEWETGGGRNELESVLAKSFKLYCDFCLSLMKGMRQVFPCTNPAAITRCELMLRTIGQIQSMQVFKDVCPNRKELHLEIATVIKKGTVEWYEGTISHFKPDEGTLEEQLERLVLVVDAVCVDVQRGLNVYNKLFHSSVKVDFFSISYRQLEKLVADDVNVAMERVCGTLEQESSRLSQTMGETLFELFMSLKTLKRFREFLPLKDTKMLALTGFHNWFKTSIHKWLQIVHEKSVERICKAVEMDQLEPVHKQAKHSSSAVDLSTCFSQVREFWMQLSWPDSAGAFIFITRLTDNFCSEAVSYSELLKRKVERSQLGGDHRSFTVQLCVALNDAEHVRLYLAGLPRELGWQSVEQAMEESCGAEGKEQVNKALNGQLYNADLDLQREVKRLITHLTDKMLPELRRCIQHIGLSPDTINNDDAVSPLMKYLETTLVILSESLVKENLSRVLQSLWELLLRMILDSVAENRGVQVEFYTRFQYTIEKLVRFFHANGEGLLLEDLKSGDYKVLEEELRLNKCSSFELIEQYFLEKISQQRILKHSRFGRISVKCYYDAPEQRLTVEILHAADLIALDANGLSDPFVIIELCPHHLFPNSRSQRTQVKLKTLHPVFDEVFYFHVSPEQYRHRCACLTFTVMDYDWLSTNDFAGEAVSPLSDFCWPGRPNATPAGKNLQPFILHLSRQKPSEKPIMRMLEARTGDREAQEFVRRLKEIEKSMEEE; encoded by the exons ATGTCGACGCTGCTGGAACTGaagagcagtgtgctgaggcaGGTGCAGAGAAGCCAGTCACTGAGGTCCAGGAGGGAACCTCCCCCACCCACTGCCACCGGTAACACCGCTGATGCCATCCCCCCGTACCACACACGTGTCTCTGAAAGGACCATCCTTGG AGTTGCCAAGGGGAATGGCGAGTTCTTTGAGCGAATGAACAAAATCATCCAGAAGCAAGACAGTCTGTTAGCTGCCACTCAAGTTGAG GAGGAAAATATCGCAGGTCCACCACCCACTGAGTGCACAGACAAGGCTTTCATTCCAGAGAAAGCCACCAGAAATGAG ATGGATTTATTGTACGAGGAAGCAGTCTACACGGTGGTCAATCGGGTTGGCGTGCCATCCCCTGAGTATGTGTCCTGCGAGGGGGACTTGTTCAACTACCTACAGAAG ACATTTGACATGGGTCAGGAGGAACATGACATCATTCTGCAGAGAGTGAAGGAGTCCAAG agagCAAGCTTCTCTCTAAGGGTCTCTGTTATGAAAGGCAAGAATCTCATGGCAAAAGATGCCAATG GTTACAGTGACCCATACTGCATGTTGGGAATTCTCTTGGGACAAGGCTCCCgagacacagaggagaggaaagaaagaaagttcaGCTTCCGTAAGAGAAAGGAAAAGTTAGAGAAGCGTTCCAGCGTCCGGGAAGTTCTGGCTGCAAGGGACATCCAGGTGACCGAGGTCAAAACTGAGACTCTCAATCCTGTGTGGAACGAACACTTTGTTTT TGACATTGATGATGTCCAGAATGACCTTCTGCATCTGGACATATG GGATCATGATGACGATGTCTCTGTGGCCGAGGCTTGCCGAAAGCTGAATGAGATCAGTGGCCTCCGAGGAATGGGCAG GTACTTCAAGCAAATTGCCAAATCGGTGCGGGCCAATGGGTCAGCAGCTTCAGGAAGTGAAGAGAACGCAGACGATTTTCTTGGATGCCTGAACATTCCGTTAAGT GAGATCCCAGTGGTTGGCTATGATAAATGGTTCAAGCTGGAGCCCCGCTCCAGTGCTTCCAGAGTGCAGGGGGAGTGTCACCTGATCCTCAAGCTTTTCACCACACAG CGGGACACCACTTTGACTAAAATGGTCTCAAATGTGGTCATCCATCAGAAGATGTTAAGTCAGATTTTGGAGTATGAGCACAGACACATTCAG AAAGAGCCCTATAACTGGAATGGACAAGTGTCTCCGGCAGCGTGGACTGTTCTTTCCCATCATGCTGTACAGGCTGACCTATCACCTTTGCAGCAGGCAATCAT TCGCTGGCACTGCTACAGCAGTCACCATCGAGCCCAGCGGCTGTGCTACTCGCTGCTGCTCAGACTGCTACGTGCCGTGGGGACCGAGTGGGAGACCGGTGGTGGCCGAAATGAGCTG GAGAGTGTCTTGGCCAAGAGCTTTAAGCTCTACTGTGacttctgcctgtctctcatGAAAGGCATGAGGCAGGTGTTCCCTTGTACCAACCCTGCAGCCATCACACGATGTGAGCTGATGctgag GACGATTGGACAGATACAGTCAATGCAAGTATTTAAGGATGTTTGTCCTAATCGCAAAGAGCTTCACCTTGAAATTGCAACTGTTATAAAG AAAGGCACAGTTGAGTGGTATGAGGGCACAATTTCTCACTTTAAACCAGATGAAGGG ACTCTGGAAGAACAGCTGGAGAGGCTTGTTCTGGTGGtggatgcagtgtgtgtagatgtgcagAGAGGACTGAATGTCTACAACAAGCTGTTTCACAG CTCAGTGAAGGTGGACTTCTTCAGTATCTCCTATCGGCAGCTAGAGAAGCTG GTGGCCGATGACGTGAATGTTGCCATGGAGCGGGTTTGCGGGACTCTAGAGCAGGAGAGCTCTCGGCTCTCCCAGACCATGGGGGAGACCCTGTTCGAGCTCTTCATGTCTCTGAAGACCCTCAAACGCTTCAGGGAGTTCCTGCCTCTCAA gGATACTAAGATGTTGGCGCTGACTGGATTTCACAACTGGTTCAAAACCTCCATCCATAAATGGCTCCAGATCGTTCATGAGAAATCAGTGGAAAGAATCTGCAAGGCAGTGGAAATGGACCAG TTGGAGCCAGTCCACAAGCAGGCAAAACACAGCTCCTCAGCAGTGGACCTCAGCACATGCTTCAGCCAGGTGCGAGAGTTCTGGATGCAGCTGTCATGGCCTGACTCAGCAGGCGCGTTCATCTTCATCACTCGTCTGACGGAT AACTTCTGCAGCGAGGCTGTGTCCTACTCTGAGCTCCTGAAACGTAAGGTTGAGAGGAGCCAGCTGGGTGGAGACCACCGGAGCTTCACTGTGCAG ctgtgtgtggcgCTGAACGATGCCGAGCACGTGCGCTTGTACCTGGCTGGCCTGCCTCGGGAGCTGGGCTGGCAGAGCGTGGAGCAGGCCATGGAGGAGTCGTGTGGAGCCGAGGGCAAGGAGCAGGTGAACAAGGCCCTGAATGGTCAGCTCTACAACGCCGACCTGGACCTTCAGAGGGAGGTCAAGCGCCTCATCACGCACCTCACTGATAAG ATGCTTCCTGAGCTCCGGAGATGCATTCAGCACATCGGCCTCTCTCCAGACACAATAAACAACGACGAT GCAGTGTCTCCGCTGATGAAATACCTAGAAACCACCTTGGTCATTCTCAGTGAGTCACTGGTGAAGGAGAACTTGTCAAG GGTTCTGCAGAGTCTCTGGGAACTGCTACTCAGAATGATTCTGGACTCTGTGGCAGAAAACAGAGGTGTCCAAGTGGAGTTCTACACACGTTTCCAGTACACCATAGAG AAACTGGTGCGGTTCTTCCATGCTAATGGTGAAGGGCTGCTCCTGGAGGATCTGAAGAGTGGAGACTACAAG GTCCTGGAAGAGGAGCTGAGACTGAACAAGTGCTCCTCCTTCGAGCTGATCGAGCAGTACTTCCTAGAGAAGATCTCCCAGCAG AGAATTCTGAAGCACAGTCGCTTTGGCCGTATTAGTGTGAAATGTTACTACGATGCCCCCGAGCAGAGACTCACTGTGGAGATACTGCACGCTGCTGACCTAATTGCCTTGGATGCAAATG GGCTGAGCGACCCCTTTGTCATAATAGAGCTCTGCCCTCACCACCTCTTCCCTAACTCCAGAAGCCAGCGCACTCAAGTAAAGCTGAAGACCCTACACCCGGTTTTTGATGAGGTCTTCTACTT TCACGTCAGCCCTGAGCAGTACAGACACAGGTGCGCATGCCTTACCTTCACCGTGATGGATTATGATTGGCTGTCCACCAATGATTTTGCTGGGGAGGCGGTGTCTCCCTTGAGTGACTTCTGCTGGCCAGGCAGACCCAATGCTACCCCTGCCGGGAAGAACCTACAGCCGTTCATCCTGCACCTGTCCCGCCAGAAACCCAGCG AGAAGCCAATCATGCGGATGCTGGAGGCGAGAACAGGAGACAGGGAGGCTCAGGAGTTTGTGCGGAGACTGAAGGAGATTGAGAAGTCGATGGAGGAAGAGTGA